Proteins encoded together in one Psychrobacter sp. 28M-43 window:
- the serB gene encoding phosphoserine phosphatase SerB, whose amino-acid sequence MPKNTSYSLPKDSKAWQQAVDSIAALLPEDTNLQDFDALQSLPVFALIVVLPTQVSALDIHQYVQSWVDEQPSWHLVTVAEDTDASFVNITVSDTEPTAADAQRLPFTHTQVYRYLLVPVTDTLMHPGKKTAAAHIIDDQLTARLRRDLTEEYNNTRSADSTGNINVVDCHILSVGHMLRTHKLACFDMDSTLIEQEVIVELAKTAGIGEEVEAITEAAMRGEIDFDESFAQRVALLKGTSTDVLDDICSRLTLSTGARTTISALKALGYHTVLVSGGFTYFARYIAEQLGIDEVHANALDIEEGEVTGHVQWPIVNGAKKAAIVEHTAERLGIEMSQVVCVGDGANDLPMMALADLGVAYHAKPIVQARADAAINVTGLEGTLYALGYPALAPTE is encoded by the coding sequence ATGCCAAAAAATACATCTTATTCGTTACCAAAAGACAGCAAAGCATGGCAACAAGCCGTTGATTCTATTGCGGCATTATTACCCGAAGATACCAATTTGCAAGACTTTGATGCGCTACAGTCGCTACCTGTTTTTGCGCTCATCGTAGTACTGCCGACTCAGGTATCTGCGTTAGATATTCATCAATACGTTCAGTCGTGGGTCGATGAACAGCCAAGCTGGCATCTAGTGACCGTTGCCGAAGATACTGACGCTAGCTTCGTCAATATCACAGTATCTGATACCGAGCCTACAGCAGCGGACGCACAGCGCCTACCCTTTACCCATACTCAGGTCTACCGTTATCTGCTAGTGCCAGTCACTGACACACTAATGCACCCTGGCAAAAAAACCGCAGCCGCTCACATCATTGATGATCAGCTGACCGCTCGCTTGCGTCGTGACCTAACTGAAGAATACAACAATACACGCAGTGCAGATAGCACAGGCAACATAAACGTCGTGGACTGTCATATCCTGTCTGTCGGTCATATGCTACGGACGCACAAACTTGCCTGCTTTGACATGGACTCGACCTTGATCGAGCAAGAAGTCATCGTAGAGCTAGCAAAAACGGCTGGGATTGGCGAAGAAGTTGAAGCCATCACTGAAGCAGCAATGCGTGGTGAAATTGATTTTGATGAATCATTTGCTCAGCGTGTGGCCTTACTAAAAGGCACCTCTACTGACGTGCTGGATGATATCTGTAGCCGATTAACATTATCGACTGGTGCGCGCACAACGATTAGTGCGCTAAAAGCACTGGGCTATCATACGGTGCTGGTCTCGGGCGGCTTTACTTATTTTGCCCGTTATATCGCTGAGCAATTGGGTATCGATGAAGTGCATGCCAATGCTCTAGATATCGAGGAAGGTGAAGTCACTGGTCATGTACAGTGGCCTATTGTCAACGGTGCCAAAAAAGCCGCTATCGTTGAGCATACTGCTGAGCGCTTAGGCATTGAGATGTCACAAGTGGTCTGTGTCGGTGACGGTGCTAATGATTTACCGATGATGGCATTAGCCGATCTGGGTGTGGCCTATCATGCCAAACCAATCGTTCAAGCACGTGCTGATGCCGCTATCAACGTGACAGGGCTTGAAGGTACTTTGTACGCTCTTGGCTATCCTGCACTGGCGCCTACTGAGTAA
- a CDS encoding bile acid:sodium symporter family protein yields MEGVELVTFINAKVIPISIFLIMMGMGLSLVTNDFKRVVKYPKAVAIGLTNQLIFLPLVGFALATTMSLEPEYAVGVMLLVLCPGGTTSNLFTYLAKGDVALSVTMTAIASVITVFTIPIVLSFSLVYFMGAGSEFQLPVVKTMISLIALTILPVSIGMLIKRYAPNAADKGQVMVSRFGVIFLSFLVLFLSYVQRDIIVEALIATGPVALILNVSTMALGYYTSKWFGLNPAQRRSITMEVGLQNSTLSMFMALTLLANYKMSMTPAIYTLIMFLTAGIMVRVFTAQHNKAKRTEIESSVLAARRM; encoded by the coding sequence ATGGAAGGTGTTGAGTTAGTCACGTTTATAAATGCAAAAGTCATTCCCATTAGTATCTTTTTGATTATGATGGGAATGGGATTGTCCTTAGTTACCAATGACTTTAAGAGAGTCGTCAAATACCCTAAAGCAGTCGCTATAGGCTTGACCAACCAGTTAATATTTTTACCATTGGTAGGTTTTGCTTTGGCAACCACTATGTCTCTCGAGCCAGAGTATGCCGTTGGAGTCATGTTGCTGGTACTGTGTCCTGGTGGCACGACATCAAATCTATTTACCTATTTAGCCAAAGGTGACGTCGCACTTTCGGTCACCATGACCGCTATTGCCAGTGTTATTACCGTATTTACCATTCCTATCGTCCTCAGTTTTTCGCTCGTGTACTTTATGGGTGCAGGTAGTGAGTTTCAGTTGCCAGTGGTCAAGACCATGATCAGCCTAATTGCTCTGACTATCTTACCCGTCAGTATTGGTATGTTGATCAAACGCTATGCCCCTAACGCGGCAGATAAAGGACAGGTGATGGTATCTCGTTTTGGCGTGATATTTTTGAGCTTCTTGGTACTTTTCTTAAGCTATGTGCAACGAGACATTATCGTTGAAGCATTAATCGCTACTGGCCCTGTGGCATTGATACTGAACGTCTCGACGATGGCACTTGGTTATTACACCAGTAAATGGTTCGGTCTAAATCCTGCGCAAAGACGCTCGATTACTATGGAAGTCGGCCTACAAAACAGTACGCTTTCAATGTTTATGGCACTGACGCTATTGGCTAACTATAAGATGTCGATGACGCCAGCTATCTATACGCTAATCATGTTCTTGACCGCTGGTATCATGGTCAGAGTATTTACTGCCCAGCACAATAAAGCAAAAAGAACAGAGATAGAAAGCAGTGTATTGGCAGCACGTAGAATGTAA
- a CDS encoding YbjQ family protein, with protein MNDSLTQVLINYGPFVFLFAAGWFFGSRHERQHLAQLSVAEQALGDITVSSERLYRPKLAAGSEGELVLGSVVIAQDYFKMIIARVLSVFGKNLTTYETLLDRARREAIVRMRTEAKAKGYTHIYGLRLEVTNVNQLGSMVEAIAYGTAVISIDHIHSTSAINHNIPA; from the coding sequence ATGAATGATTCACTCACGCAAGTGCTCATCAACTATGGGCCGTTTGTCTTCTTATTCGCGGCTGGCTGGTTCTTCGGGTCACGCCATGAGCGTCAGCATTTAGCACAGCTAAGCGTAGCAGAGCAAGCATTGGGCGATATTACTGTCTCAAGCGAACGCTTATACCGTCCCAAGTTAGCGGCGGGTAGTGAAGGTGAGCTGGTGCTGGGTAGTGTCGTCATCGCTCAAGACTACTTCAAAATGATCATCGCTCGCGTATTAAGTGTCTTTGGCAAAAACTTAACCACCTATGAGACTTTGCTAGATCGTGCCCGCCGCGAAGCCATTGTTCGTATGCGGACTGAGGCAAAAGCCAAAGGCTACACGCATATCTACGGGTTACGTCTTGAGGTAACCAATGTCAACCAATTAGGCAGTATGGTCGAAGCCATCGCCTACGGTACAGCTGTTATCAGTATCGACCATATTCACTCTACATCTGCTATAAATCACAACATTCCCGCTTAA
- a CDS encoding PA3496 family putative envelope integrity protein yields MSDADIDDDFDDDFVDDDDAKMVEEAETSVRTRLSSLEKRRLIDNLLEEKRLAKELKDDLDDIDNFDEDGDDWDDDDF; encoded by the coding sequence ATGAGTGACGCTGATATTGACGACGATTTTGATGATGATTTTGTCGACGATGATGATGCAAAGATGGTTGAAGAAGCTGAGACGAGCGTACGTACACGTTTAAGTAGTCTTGAAAAACGTCGGCTAATCGATAATTTGCTAGAAGAAAAGCGTTTGGCTAAAGAGTTAAAAGACGATCTAGACGACATAGACAACTTCGATGAAGACGGCGATGATTGGGATGATGACGATTTTTAA
- a CDS encoding YbjQ family protein yields the protein MTVQLSNLEHLPNYQITERLDVVYGSTVRSKHVGKDLFAGLKNIVGGELTAYTELLEESRQEAIDRMIVKAEALGADAVVGLRFSTSSIAQGASELFVYGTAVKVAPISQQQYQNPPSDGYNHSSQNTNTQTQVAPDDLPRFNPFG from the coding sequence ATGACTGTGCAACTCTCTAATCTTGAACACCTACCTAACTATCAAATCACTGAACGCCTAGACGTGGTGTACGGTAGTACCGTGCGTTCAAAGCACGTCGGTAAAGATTTGTTTGCTGGGTTAAAAAACATCGTTGGCGGCGAGCTGACGGCTTATACCGAGCTATTAGAAGAGTCACGCCAAGAAGCAATCGATCGCATGATTGTCAAAGCAGAGGCGTTAGGTGCTGATGCGGTGGTCGGTCTACGTTTTTCAACTTCTAGCATCGCCCAAGGTGCGTCAGAGCTGTTTGTCTATGGTACGGCGGTCAAGGTTGCGCCGATATCACAGCAGCAGTATCAAAACCCGCCAAGCGATGGTTATAATCATTCTAGTCAAAACACAAATACTCAGACCCAAGTCGCACCCGATGATTTACCGCGTTTCAATCCTTTTGGTTAA
- a CDS encoding formate/nitrite transporter family protein has protein sequence MSQDTEYDHDSQANLSDSERLSVNTTPPMPKDNHTLEENSDSSKDIEVNKDADEPIKATEDLENDDLPEEISDEDKETIKKVASDDNLSQAKSYASILVEQVIHAKETFERSLGSLFTSAFTAGLEIGISFFMILSAFALLNDVIPSRYAMVLSSLLYPIGFIIVVIGQSLLFTEQTSLLSLPVLNKIEPLHKLLRLWGIVIAGNIVGGCIFAALMIGLGLHMHLFTDHAIDVYAEHILGFEWWVIFGSAVLAGWMMGVAAWLVTSARDTLSRIVLVTLITGSIGFLGLHHSIVGNIEVFSALLYGNTVSLWRYLVFLVVVLVGNTVGGVVFVAVLKNRTFLFEIEKVKEQAAEARAKMDRRRF, from the coding sequence GTGTCCCAAGATACCGAATATGACCATGATTCTCAGGCTAATCTATCAGACAGCGAGCGTCTGAGCGTGAACACCACCCCTCCTATGCCTAAAGATAATCATACGCTAGAAGAAAACAGCGATTCTTCTAAAGACATTGAGGTAAATAAGGACGCAGACGAACCTATCAAAGCCACCGAAGACCTAGAAAACGATGACCTGCCAGAAGAAATCAGCGACGAAGACAAAGAAACCATCAAAAAGGTCGCCAGTGATGACAATCTAAGCCAAGCGAAAAGCTACGCCAGTATCTTAGTCGAGCAAGTTATCCACGCAAAAGAAACCTTTGAGCGTTCACTTGGCTCGCTATTTACCAGCGCCTTTACAGCTGGGCTAGAGATTGGCATCAGCTTTTTTATGATTTTATCAGCGTTTGCCTTGCTCAATGACGTGATACCAAGTCGCTATGCCATGGTGCTGTCGTCACTGCTGTATCCAATCGGCTTTATTATCGTGGTGATTGGTCAGTCGCTATTATTTACGGAGCAGACATCCCTCTTGAGCTTGCCTGTCTTAAATAAAATTGAGCCGCTGCACAAACTTCTGCGGCTATGGGGCATCGTCATCGCTGGTAATATCGTTGGCGGCTGTATCTTTGCAGCATTAATGATCGGTCTGGGACTGCATATGCATCTGTTTACAGACCACGCTATCGATGTCTATGCCGAGCACATCCTAGGTTTTGAGTGGTGGGTTATCTTTGGCAGCGCCGTGCTAGCAGGCTGGATGATGGGCGTGGCCGCATGGCTAGTGACCTCTGCACGAGATACACTTAGCCGTATCGTACTGGTGACGCTTATCACTGGTAGTATTGGGTTTTTAGGCTTGCATCATAGTATCGTGGGCAATATCGAGGTATTTTCAGCGCTGCTGTATGGCAATACCGTCAGTCTCTGGCGATACTTGGTATTTTTAGTCGTGGTACTGGTGGGCAATACGGTAGGCGGTGTGGTGTTCGTCGCGGTACTCAAAAACCGTACGTTCTTATTTGAAATTGAAAAAGTAAAAGAGCAAGCTGCCGAGGCAAGAGCGAAAATGGACAGACGAAGATTCTAA
- a CDS encoding UPF0149 family protein produces the protein MSNQLSFDELLDYLDNQESQFVLDSVAAHGFLTATVIGRPLPNWMDALFEGHVSEIPDNVIDGIKRWRDSIMAELKNETPIELPFGEDAGNEEVAVDFSDESDIVAWSIGFVDAMYGDEASDWFEDQETAEDVAVLTLPMIVLSGIDDEDPELSEMRKDEDKMVQMANSIEGNLTELFLLFHTND, from the coding sequence ATGAGTAACCAACTAAGTTTTGATGAATTACTAGACTATTTGGACAATCAAGAAAGCCAGTTTGTGCTAGATAGTGTCGCAGCGCATGGTTTTTTGACAGCGACGGTTATCGGTCGTCCATTGCCTAACTGGATGGATGCCCTGTTCGAAGGTCACGTAAGTGAGATTCCAGACAACGTTATCGATGGCATCAAACGCTGGCGCGATTCAATCATGGCTGAGCTAAAAAACGAGACGCCTATTGAATTACCATTTGGTGAAGATGCTGGTAACGAAGAAGTGGCGGTTGATTTCTCTGACGAGTCAGACATCGTTGCTTGGTCAATCGGTTTTGTCGATGCCATGTATGGTGACGAAGCAAGCGATTGGTTTGAAGATCAAGAGACCGCAGAAGACGTCGCAGTATTGACCTTGCCAATGATCGTACTAAGCGGTATCGATGATGAAGATCCAGAGCTGTCTGAAATGCGTAAAGACGAAGACAAAATGGTACAAATGGCCAATAGCATCGAAGGTAATTTGACTGAATTATTCTTACTATTTCATACCAACGATTAA